The following are encoded together in the Bacteroidales bacterium genome:
- a CDS encoding dCMP deaminase family protein, whose amino-acid sequence MNEKQLNLDKRYLSMAKIWAENSYCNRRKVGAIIVKNKMIISDGYNGTPSGFENKCEDENNVTFPYVLHAEANAITKVAKSNNSSEGATLYVTTSPCLECSKLIIQSGIKRVVFCDLYHNQDGLELLQKAGVEVNYIPLDKINE is encoded by the coding sequence ATGAATGAAAAACAACTAAATCTCGACAAACGTTATTTGTCCATGGCAAAGATATGGGCAGAAAACTCATATTGTAATAGACGTAAAGTGGGTGCTATAATTGTTAAAAACAAAATGATTATTTCTGATGGGTATAATGGTACGCCATCGGGATTCGAAAATAAATGCGAAGACGAAAATAACGTTACCTTTCCTTATGTGCTCCATGCCGAAGCTAATGCTATTACCAAAGTTGCAAAGTCTAACAATAGCAGCGAAGGAGCTACTTTATATGTAACAACCTCTCCATGTTTAGAGTGTTCTAAATTAATAATACAATCGGGAATTAAAAGAGTTGTTTTTTGCGATTTATATCATAATCAAGATGGTTTGGAGCTTCTCCAAAAAGCAGGTGTAGAAGTTAATTATATACCTTTAGACAAAATCAATGAATAA
- a CDS encoding T9SS type A sorting domain-containing protein, whose translation MKKIYVLFALIVMSGVIFAQTKRVSNNPISSKEIVHVLNQPASPKAIVDSLHYDGDPFTAIGTNSADTFAVFAFFPASVLSAHNSLGNTITQVKVYINGVTNVVSAKIKFYSNQTTEVLSQAFTAVEGWNVVTLTTPFAIPATDLYIGYEVIANGGYPLGCDAGPVNSNANWMLWGGSWYHLTDLSSTLTYNWNIRAMVEGTALTTPIASCTPTTWDAGTIANNTTTTSPAFTLSNVGGGTLTASAVNGLSGTPFTCSLVPANVNLNAGESTSFTFSYNPTTAGTHTATATIVTNGGDITVNLTGTAVNCTAINTFPWTESFEGTTFAPECWSNLDVDGDNNKWETRNASTQGWRIYDGDVAAVSASWTSASGALTPNNYLITPQLTIANANMVLKCHIAPQDPDWPAEYFGVEVSTTGNAPANFTSIYTYTLTAADTVYKEVMLPLAAYNGQNIYIAFRHYNCTDMFYMLLDKVEVYENSNVNTNNLSNVFVYPNPVVNTLTVANDNALSIEIFNLNGQKVAEFNNTNTANVANLAQGTYMVKVVTNNNVTTQKINIVR comes from the coding sequence ATGAAAAAAATCTACGTTTTATTTGCTTTAATCGTAATGAGCGGCGTTATTTTTGCTCAAACCAAACGCGTAAGCAACAACCCAATTTCATCAAAAGAAATTGTACATGTTTTGAATCAACCTGCTAGCCCTAAAGCTATTGTTGACTCTTTACATTATGATGGCGATCCTTTTACTGCTATTGGCACAAACTCTGCTGATACTTTTGCAGTATTTGCTTTCTTTCCTGCTTCGGTTTTATCCGCTCACAATAGTTTAGGTAATACTATTACACAAGTTAAAGTATATATTAATGGTGTTACCAATGTTGTTTCTGCAAAAATTAAATTTTATTCAAATCAAACAACTGAAGTTTTAAGTCAAGCTTTTACTGCAGTAGAAGGATGGAATGTTGTAACTTTAACAACTCCATTTGCTATTCCAGCAACTGATTTATACATTGGTTATGAAGTTATTGCAAATGGTGGATATCCACTAGGTTGCGATGCAGGTCCAGTTAATAGCAATGCTAATTGGATGTTATGGGGTGGTTCATGGTATCATTTAACTGATTTAAGTTCTACTTTAACCTATAATTGGAATATTCGTGCTATGGTTGAGGGTACTGCTTTAACAACTCCTATTGCTAGTTGTACTCCTACAACATGGGATGCTGGTACTATTGCAAATAATACAACAACTACATCACCTGCTTTCACATTATCCAATGTTGGTGGTGGTACTTTAACTGCATCAGCTGTTAATGGTTTATCGGGAACTCCTTTTACATGTTCGTTAGTTCCAGCTAATGTAAATTTAAATGCTGGTGAATCTACTTCGTTTACATTTTCATACAACCCAACAACAGCTGGAACACACACAGCAACCGCTACTATCGTTACCAATGGTGGTGATATAACTGTAAACTTAACCGGTACTGCCGTTAACTGTACAGCTATTAACACTTTTCCATGGACAGAAAGCTTTGAAGGAACAACCTTTGCTCCTGAATGCTGGAGTAATTTAGATGTTGATGGTGATAATAACAAATGGGAAACCAGAAATGCTTCAACACAAGGTTGGAGAATATATGATGGTGATGTTGCTGCTGTTTCGGCTTCATGGACTTCGGCTAGCGGAGCTCTTACTCCTAATAACTATTTAATTACTCCACAATTAACTATTGCTAATGCTAATATGGTTTTAAAATGCCACATTGCACCACAAGATCCTGATTGGCCAGCTGAATATTTTGGTGTAGAAGTTTCTACAACTGGAAATGCTCCTGCTAATTTTACAAGCATTTATACTTATACTTTAACAGCTGCTGATACTGTTTACAAAGAAGTTATGCTTCCTTTAGCTGCTTACAACGGTCAAAATATTTACATTGCTTTCCGTCATTACAATTGCACCGATATGTTCTACATGCTACTTGACAAAGTTGAAGTTTATGAAAATAGCAATGTAAATACAAATAATTTGAGCAATGTTTTTGTATATCCCAACCCTGTAGTGAATACTTTAACCGTTGCAAACGACAATGCTTTAAGCATTGAAATTTTCAACCTCAATGGACAAAAAGTTGCTGAATTCAACAACACCAATACTGCCAATGTAGCTAACTTAGCTCAAGGTACTTATATGGTTAAAGTTGTTACAAATAACAATGTAACTACTCAAAAAATTAATATTGTTCGCTAA
- the rlmD gene encoding 23S rRNA (uracil(1939)-C(5))-methyltransferase RlmD, which translates to MLTNRPIIGPIEVNELHSSGKGIAYWNDKAYYIPFAIPNEQYLLQTENRRLGFRTARIIKIEKASEFRVKPSCPYYFECGGCNFMHIEYEQQLNLKKLLLQNALNKYKVNYLVSEIMASPAPLHYRNKASYQIRIRQGKLLIGFHPEWNKNEIVEIDSCYLLKPVINKYFNKLKYILNEFNNHKPLENFLSLTIRANDYDQIMILLELLKKPNEFEIDVLKAIKKIISKGDSIYYYIKSNNKYSWPEYYLMDDTEPYLYEEINQVKLRISPFTFFQNNKAITELIVNEIKRLIPFDSVLLMYDLYSGNGTLSLPLVYDRSIKLIGIEGNPMAIEDAKVNSQHNPLHLYIVGDVLATFNDKLIKKYDKPSLILLDPPRSGTLIEIQKNIIASGTTYIVYVSCNHVSLAWNLSQLISDYNIIFLKIFDMFPQTHQMETLVVLKKSKFL; encoded by the coding sequence ATGTTAACAAATAGACCTATTATTGGACCTATTGAAGTAAATGAGCTTCATTCTTCGGGTAAGGGTATTGCTTATTGGAATGATAAAGCTTATTACATTCCCTTTGCAATCCCAAATGAACAATATTTATTACAAACCGAAAACAGAAGACTTGGCTTTAGAACAGCTCGAATAATTAAAATTGAAAAAGCTAGCGAATTTAGAGTTAAACCATCTTGTCCCTATTATTTTGAATGTGGTGGATGTAATTTTATGCATATAGAATATGAACAACAACTTAATTTAAAAAAACTATTATTACAAAATGCTCTTAATAAATACAAAGTAAATTATTTAGTGTCTGAAATAATGGCATCACCCGCTCCTTTGCATTATAGAAATAAAGCATCATATCAAATCCGTATTCGTCAGGGAAAACTTTTAATAGGATTTCATCCTGAATGGAATAAAAATGAGATTGTTGAAATAGATTCATGTTACTTGCTTAAACCTGTTATAAATAAGTATTTTAATAAATTAAAATATATTTTAAATGAGTTTAATAATCATAAACCACTTGAAAATTTTTTAAGTTTAACTATTAGAGCTAATGATTATGATCAAATAATGATTTTATTAGAACTTTTAAAAAAACCTAATGAATTTGAAATAGATGTATTAAAAGCTATAAAAAAAATTATAAGTAAAGGTGATTCTATTTACTATTATATTAAAAGCAATAATAAATATTCATGGCCTGAATATTATTTAATGGATGATACTGAGCCTTATCTTTACGAGGAAATAAATCAAGTAAAATTACGAATAAGTCCATTTACTTTTTTTCAAAATAACAAAGCAATAACTGAACTTATTGTAAACGAAATAAAAAGACTTATTCCTTTTGATTCGGTATTATTGATGTATGATTTATACAGTGGTAATGGCACATTATCATTACCATTAGTTTATGATCGTTCAATAAAATTAATTGGGATTGAAGGAAATCCTATGGCAATTGAAGATGCAAAAGTAAATTCTCAGCATAATCCTTTACATTTGTACATTGTAGGAGATGTGTTAGCTACATTTAATGATAAATTAATAAAAAAGTATGATAAACCTTCGTTAATATTGTTAGATCCTCCTCGGAGTGGAACGTTAATTGAGATACAAAAGAATATAATAGCATCAGGAACTACTTATATTGTTTATGTAAGTTGTAATCATGTATCGTTAGCGTGGAATTTATCGCAATTAATTTCCGATTACAATATTATTTTTCTAAAAATATTTGATATGTTTCCACAAACTCATCAAATGGAAACTTTGGTGGTATTAAAAAAATCAAAGTTTTTGTAA
- a CDS encoding PDZ domain-containing protein, protein MNKKTLIYLPIIIAFSLCIGMWIGKIYFKNSFDNLLLDNISSKNIKIDPINKLQSILYYIQNEYVDTINTDSLINKAIIALLQQLDPHSIYITPAEYEEMNDPLEGEFDGIGVEFSIQNDTIVIMNTIIGGPSEKLGIMAGDRIIKVNDSTVAGIGITNNKVMKLLKGPKGTKVKVSVKRGKLPKLLHFTIIRDKIPMYSIDAAMITAPKVGYIKIARFAKTTPDEFHEALTKLLNSGMQKLIIDVRGNGGGYMDAAISIADEFLKKGELIVYTEGKAQPKHEYKATDFGIAENIKLVVLIDEWSASASEILAGAIQDNDRGFIIGRKSFGKGLVQEPITFNDGSSIRLTIARYHTPSGRCIQRSYKTAMEKYYTDILFRSDSLDSVDLKTAPKYRTKKGRIVYGNGGITPDFKVSFNNKELPDFFYKIADQSLIYQFAFYYSDQHRSEFKKFNSWKQLDLHLQNSNLSTEFIKYINKYGFNPTMKDWDKVKQIVINQLRAYIIRNIFDDEGFYSIILESDDAYKKALQVLNY, encoded by the coding sequence ATGAATAAAAAAACATTAATTTATTTACCTATTATTATTGCTTTTAGTCTCTGCATTGGAATGTGGATAGGTAAAATTTATTTCAAAAACTCTTTCGATAATTTATTACTTGACAATATTAGTTCAAAAAATATAAAAATAGACCCAATAAATAAATTGCAATCAATTTTATATTATATACAGAATGAATATGTCGATACAATCAATACAGATTCCTTAATAAATAAGGCGATTATTGCATTATTACAACAACTTGATCCACATTCCATTTACATCACTCCTGCTGAATATGAAGAAATGAACGACCCATTAGAAGGCGAATTTGATGGAATAGGTGTGGAGTTTAGTATTCAAAACGATACCATCGTTATCATGAATACAATTATTGGGGGACCATCGGAAAAGTTGGGAATTATGGCAGGCGATAGAATCATAAAGGTAAATGATAGTACAGTGGCTGGGATTGGCATTACGAATAATAAAGTAATGAAATTGTTGAAAGGACCGAAAGGAACAAAAGTAAAAGTTAGTGTAAAACGTGGAAAGTTGCCAAAATTATTACATTTTACTATTATTCGCGATAAAATTCCCATGTATAGTATAGATGCAGCAATGATTACGGCACCTAAAGTGGGATATATTAAAATAGCTCGATTTGCTAAAACAACACCCGACGAATTTCATGAAGCTCTCACAAAATTATTGAATTCCGGAATGCAAAAATTAATAATTGATGTAAGAGGTAATGGAGGTGGTTATATGGATGCTGCTATAAGCATTGCCGATGAGTTTCTAAAAAAAGGTGAATTAATTGTTTATACCGAAGGAAAGGCACAACCAAAACACGAATATAAAGCAACCGATTTTGGTATCGCCGAAAATATTAAATTAGTTGTTTTAATAGATGAATGGTCGGCTTCGGCTAGTGAAATATTAGCAGGCGCCATTCAAGATAATGATAGAGGATTTATTATAGGAAGAAAATCATTCGGAAAAGGCTTAGTACAAGAACCTATTACTTTTAACGATGGTAGCTCAATACGATTAACTATTGCACGCTACCATACTCCTAGCGGTAGATGCATACAACGAAGTTATAAAACTGCAATGGAAAAATATTATACCGACATCCTTTTTAGATCTGATAGCCTCGATAGTGTTGACCTTAAAACAGCTCCCAAATATAGAACTAAGAAAGGCAGAATTGTTTATGGTAACGGTGGTATAACGCCCGATTTTAAGGTAAGTTTTAATAATAAAGAGTTGCCTGACTTTTTTTATAAAATAGCCGATCAATCGCTTATTTATCAATTTGCTTTTTATTATAGCGATCAGCATCGTTCTGAATTTAAAAAGTTTAACTCATGGAAGCAATTAGACTTACACTTACAAAACTCAAATTTATCGACAGAATTTATTAAATATATTAATAAATATGGATTTAATCCTACGATGAAAGATTGGGATAAGGTTAAACAGATTGTTATAAACCAATTGCGAGCTTATATTATACGAAACATATTTGATGACGAAGGTTTTTATAGTATAATTTTAGAAAGCGATGATGCTTATAAAAAGGCATTACAAGTGTTAAATTATTAA